A single genomic interval of Candidatus Bathyarchaeota archaeon harbors:
- a CDS encoding GNAT family N-acetyltransferase, which produces MSNYPSEWTKNVVLKSGVEVFLRPELSSDTEMLWEMFSTLSKESLENLIHPFTRERIEGWTNDIDYNKHLPILALIQEDGKERLIGSASLSFHFQEAVRHKAELGLTVHDDYQNQGLGTNMIMHLLEIAQEKRLKKIYLRVDTENGRAIHVYEKCGFKIEAKLEKEDYVNGQFRDDYRMAIFL; this is translated from the coding sequence ATGTCCAACTATCCCAGTGAATGGACAAAAAACGTTGTCCTAAAGAGTGGAGTTGAAGTGTTCCTAAGACCTGAACTATCTAGTGACACTGAAATGTTGTGGGAAATGTTCTCCACTCTTTCAAAGGAAAGCCTAGAAAATCTCATTCACCCATTCACGAGAGAGAGGATTGAAGGCTGGACCAACGATATTGACTACAACAAGCACTTGCCAATACTTGCTCTAATCCAAGAAGATGGTAAGGAGCGGCTTATTGGTTCAGCATCTTTATCCTTTCATTTTCAAGAAGCTGTCAGACATAAAGCAGAGCTTGGGTTAACTGTACATGATGACTACCAAAACCAAGGTCTGGGGACTAACATGATAATGCATCTCCTTGAAATAGCTCAAGAGAAGAGGTTGAAGAAGATATATCTTCGTGTTGATACTGAGAACGGTAGAGCAATACATGTATATGAAAAGTGTGGATTCAAGATAGAAGCGAAGCTCGAGAAAGAAGATTATGTCAATGGGCAATTCAGAGACGACTACAGAATGGCAATCTTTCTTTAG
- a CDS encoding NUDIX hydrolase, protein MGNQRIMVRTRAIIFDENGKVLVQHHSSSKPDFYRLPGGGVKFKEKIEDCLIREIKEETGLDAKVDRLLWVRDFLDQFPYHSIEMFFLATIIGGRFKPTPEAENIELLFMTLEELEEVVFYPKAFIPKLKLLRDDRNWTEENPYIRSAN, encoded by the coding sequence ATGGGAAACCAGCGCATCATGGTTCGCACAAGAGCCATTATTTTTGATGAAAACGGCAAGGTGCTTGTTCAGCATCATTCAAGTTCCAAACCTGATTTCTACAGACTACCAGGTGGAGGCGTCAAATTTAAGGAAAAGATAGAAGACTGCCTAATCCGCGAGATAAAGGAAGAAACTGGATTAGATGCGAAAGTTGATCGTCTTCTCTGGGTTCGTGACTTTTTAGATCAATTTCCCTATCACTCCATCGAAATGTTTTTCTTAGCAACCATAATAGGAGGCAGATTCAAGCCAACTCCAGAGGCTGAAAACATCGAATTACTGTTTATGACTCTTGAAGAGCTAGAAGAAGTGGTATTCTATCCCAAAGCATTTATTCCGAAATTGAAACTTCTTCGAGATGACAGAAATTGGACTGAAGAAAACCCATACATCAGATCAGCAAACTGA
- a CDS encoding NUDIX hydrolase — METVEVSSAGGVVFKVIDKKLRVALISIGNLWFLPKGLIEPGETVEETALREVKEETGLEGEIVEKIGKISYDFIRDKHYFKTVHFYLLRHIGGSVRNHDSEVDRVKWFPISAALLLLTYRLEKNILEKAEQMLKRRDQI, encoded by the coding sequence TTGGAGACAGTAGAAGTATCATCTGCCGGAGGAGTAGTTTTTAAGGTCATTGATAAGAAACTTCGAGTTGCCTTGATTTCTATTGGGAATCTTTGGTTTTTGCCTAAGGGCTTGATTGAACCAGGTGAAACTGTTGAGGAGACAGCTCTAAGAGAAGTTAAGGAAGAAACTGGTTTAGAAGGTGAAATTGTTGAGAAGATTGGCAAAATAAGTTACGATTTCATTAGAGACAAGCACTATTTCAAAACGGTTCATTTCTACCTTCTGAGACATATTGGAGGGTCTGTACGCAATCATGATTCTGAAGTAGATAGAGTAAAATGGTTTCCTATTTCGGCAGCTCTTCTACTCTTAACTTACCGATTGGAAAAAAACATCTTAGAAAAGGCAGAACAGATGCTGAAAAGGAGAGACCAGATTTAG
- a CDS encoding GNAT family N-acetyltransferase: MLEGKNVNLRRAEKEDVSLVAQWWSSSEYMGEYQDVLKISQAELEKVMLEDTVFFIIEKKDEAKIGHITAWMRGRMMEIGFALVLGERGKGYGTEVIQLMVDYLFLKKDVVRIQTSTNTQNVASQRALEKAGFLKEGTMRKSWYAKGNYRDHHLYSILREEWKEPKILTKQH; encoded by the coding sequence TTGCTTGAAGGCAAGAATGTAAATTTGAGAAGAGCTGAGAAAGAGGATGTTTCTTTAGTTGCACAATGGTGGAGCAGTTCAGAGTACATGGGTGAATACCAAGACGTATTAAAAATTTCCCAAGCAGAACTTGAGAAGGTCATGCTTGAAGACACGGTCTTCTTCATAATTGAGAAGAAGGATGAAGCTAAGATTGGACACATTACCGCTTGGATGCGAGGTAGAATGATGGAAATAGGCTTTGCCTTAGTTCTAGGGGAAAGAGGAAAAGGTTATGGAACAGAAGTCATCCAACTGATGGTAGACTATCTATTTCTCAAAAAAGACGTTGTTAGAATCCAAACATCAACAAATACCCAAAACGTGGCTTCCCAAAGGGCTTTAGAAAAAGCTGGCTTTTTGAAAGAAGGAACTATGCGAAAATCATGGTATGCTAAAGGAAATTATAGAGACCATCATCTTTACAGTATCCTCAGGGAAGAATGGAAAGAACCGAAGATACTAACAAAACAGCATTAG